The Rhodocytophaga rosea genome has a segment encoding these proteins:
- a CDS encoding SRPBCC family protein yields the protein MSVTFLFLLPTILGALTIYLSSPEIVQSLAYRVFTPWIPVFLFLIITLAFALEGWACWLMILPIFLIGASIGGLIGGYLKARNTNKIINISILVFLPLFVGPIENLIETIPGTYIAYTYIDIEAPAEKIWDNVTHVSEIPQEHDKGYLTRMLGFPRPIKAELNFEGVGAYREAIFTKGLVFHETVTEYKDNKKMVFTIKAYPHQIPSTTLDEHLVIGGDYFDVLNGTYELEKLPNGLHRLHLYSHFKMNTTFNFYAGWWGKWIMKDIQNNILLVEKTRAEEG from the coding sequence ATGTCGGTGACATTTTTATTTTTACTTCCCACAATTCTAGGAGCTTTAACCATTTATTTATCTAGTCCCGAAATAGTACAGAGTTTAGCATATAGAGTGTTTACACCCTGGATTCCGGTTTTCCTATTTTTAATAATTACGCTTGCATTCGCCCTTGAAGGTTGGGCTTGTTGGCTGATGATTCTGCCCATCTTCTTAATTGGCGCTTCTATAGGGGGATTAATTGGTGGCTATTTAAAGGCTCGAAATACTAATAAGATAATTAATATTTCAATTCTAGTATTTCTACCACTATTTGTTGGACCCATAGAAAATCTCATAGAGACTATTCCAGGTACATATATAGCATATACTTATATTGACATTGAAGCACCTGCTGAAAAAATATGGGACAATGTAACTCATGTTAGTGAAATACCACAAGAACACGATAAAGGCTATCTAACTCGAATGCTTGGGTTTCCCAGACCTATAAAAGCAGAATTGAATTTTGAAGGAGTTGGAGCCTATAGAGAAGCCATTTTCACAAAGGGGCTCGTCTTTCATGAAACCGTTACTGAATACAAAGACAATAAAAAAATGGTCTTTACAATAAAAGCCTATCCACACCAAATCCCATCAACAACATTGGATGAACACCTAGTAATTGGTGGAGATTATTTTGACGTGCTAAACGGAACATACGAACTTGAAAAATTACCAAACGGTCTGCATAGATTGCATTTATATAGCCATTTCAAAATGAACACTACATTTAATTTTTACGCAGGATGGTGGGGAAAATGGATAATGAAAGATATTCAAAACAACATTTTGCTGGTTGAGAAAACACGAGCGGAAGAAGGATAA
- a CDS encoding ATP-binding protein: MTDKDTIKHLREALAFSPNNVPLRKHLAEVLFTQQAYEEAQDEYKQALAYAPDNQQLKLGLSHTFFHLQKYDAAAVIVEELFTSGYKEAEVYLLNARLLFANEEWKEAYSQYKTAVSLNPYISDRHFEDQLNKAISSAGQGVKVPVPAEEESYSFLDTDIEKPRITFKDVGGMEKVKEEIALKVIYPLKNPDIYKAYGKKAGGGILMYGPPGCGKTHLARATAGEIDATFISVGINDVLDMWIGNSEKNLHEIFQQARIGRPCVLFFDEVDALGASRSDMRRSEGRFLINQFLNELDGVEHSNEGVLILAATNSPWYLDAAFRRPGRFDRLIFVQPPDKTARISILQLLLQNTPTEKVDIESIARLTEEFSGADLKAVVDMAIESKITESLKAGKTLPLTTTDLKNACSKQVATTLEWFATAKNYALYANEGGLYDDILKYMKIKK, encoded by the coding sequence ATGACCGATAAAGATACCATTAAGCATTTGCGGGAAGCACTTGCTTTTTCTCCCAATAATGTTCCTTTACGAAAGCATCTGGCTGAGGTGCTGTTTACTCAACAGGCGTATGAAGAAGCCCAGGATGAATATAAACAAGCATTGGCCTATGCACCAGATAACCAGCAGTTAAAACTAGGGTTAAGCCATACATTTTTTCACCTGCAGAAATACGATGCGGCGGCTGTAATTGTGGAAGAATTATTTACCTCGGGCTATAAAGAAGCAGAGGTTTATTTGTTGAATGCGAGGTTATTATTTGCAAACGAGGAATGGAAAGAAGCCTACAGCCAGTACAAAACCGCTGTTTCGCTCAATCCTTATATTTCTGACAGGCACTTTGAAGACCAGTTAAATAAAGCAATTTCATCTGCGGGCCAAGGAGTAAAAGTACCGGTTCCTGCCGAAGAAGAGTCCTATTCTTTTCTGGATACCGATATTGAAAAACCCAGAATTACTTTCAAAGATGTAGGCGGCATGGAAAAAGTGAAGGAAGAAATTGCCTTGAAAGTGATCTATCCTTTGAAGAACCCGGATATTTATAAAGCCTATGGTAAAAAAGCTGGTGGTGGCATTCTCATGTACGGACCTCCGGGCTGTGGAAAAACGCATCTGGCCAGGGCTACGGCCGGAGAAATTGATGCTACTTTTATTTCGGTAGGTATCAACGATGTACTTGATATGTGGATTGGAAACAGCGAGAAAAACTTGCATGAGATTTTTCAGCAAGCCAGAATTGGCCGGCCATGTGTATTGTTTTTCGATGAAGTAGATGCCCTAGGTGCCAGCCGTTCGGATATGCGGCGAAGCGAAGGCCGTTTTCTGATCAACCAGTTTCTCAACGAACTCGACGGGGTAGAGCATTCCAATGAAGGCGTTTTGATTTTAGCTGCTACTAATTCTCCCTGGTACCTGGATGCTGCTTTCCGCCGGCCGGGCCGCTTCGATCGGCTTATTTTTGTACAGCCCCCGGATAAAACAGCCAGAATTAGTATTTTGCAGTTGCTGTTGCAAAACACACCTACGGAAAAAGTTGATATTGAAAGCATCGCCAGACTGACAGAAGAATTCTCCGGCGCCGATCTGAAAGCAGTGGTAGATATGGCCATTGAATCGAAAATTACAGAATCGCTCAAAGCCGGAAAAACATTGCCTCTTACCACCACTGACCTCAAAAATGCCTGCAGCAAACAGGTTGCTACCACCCTTGAATGGTTTGCTACGGCAAAGAATTATGCCTTATATGCCAATGAAGGCGGTTTGTATGATGATATTTTAAAGTATATGAAGATTAAAAAATAG
- a CDS encoding SNF2-related protein yields the protein MAVQFGNTWWGKQWLNAFSNIDFSNRLPRGRSYARNGSVKSMEIDKQIIAAKVQGSQRTPYKIKISVKQFSAADKKTILEAITRNPAFLAKLLSRELPNELKDELSRRHIDLFPRSWRDMDATCSCPDWAVPCKHIAAIIYLFANEIDKNPFVLFTLHGMNLLAEIETAGFKGAQKAVASVPSVSTLLETLQSEIPATIPDKSLLDKLDFSHIPDSRQELLSLLSPNPLFFNEGDFKKILDKKLKAIGQEAARALIHLETESDEKATPEIYPEAVTHIHIQLDDELRLPEIRLLTLQQSYIWKGRRENPVHKLAQWLQAIPLSQLYQCGIAVRSLAALQRFSLILLRQGAIIPHLLHIEKDSYLVHWQPAMLKEEVRNLADLLAQVVPPDVLTVQVPGKKEPLTPHYFSPQEQVMQLLSLFLTHFIQQYYISERGEHPLTNVFFKGETLDASGKDYSQAPQLIYLWLKRFYISRKEIVPLLQIKEGNTSDFIIELYITHSKQALQEPVPLQTFFSDTTYQDNRLDVLQDLSVLTEYFPRLNNLIASQGVQVLEVQGQEFVDIFVRILPMMRLLGIAVLLPKSLQKLIRPSLSLAIDASEKGVEKHFLSMDELLSYKWQVAIGNEQVSAEEFMKLVKGLSGIVKIRDQYVMVDPNEVRQLIDKLKNPPELKSQEVLQAALAEEYAGSKIRLSGKAQAVLKSLLEVKKVALPTGLQANLRPYQQRGFEWLYKNSSIGFGSIIADDMGLGKTLQVITTLLKFKEEGLLVKKKALVVVPTTLLTNWQKEVSRFAAGLTLHIYHGPNRKLPEPLPDVVLTTYGVIRSDGEKLSKLKWYTTVIDEAQNIKNPATAQTKAVKKLKSDVQIAMSGTPVENRMSEYWSIMDFTNKGYLGSLKFFQSTYAYPIEVEQDQQKLDLFRKAAAPFILRRLKSDRSIISDLPDKVEKDEFCTLTQEQAALYQNVVEDIMKQIEEKEGIERSGLVFKLIMALKQICNHPAQFLKREFAQPELSGKTSRLLDLLDEIYTAGEKVLIFTQFQQMGELLQKLIAHKYHTEVLFLHGGCSRKQRDTMVDQFQNETAVKTMILSLKAGGTGLNLTAASQVIHYDLWWNPAVEAQATDRAFRIGQKKNVLVHRLLTQATFEEKINNMLKEKRELANMAVAQGEQWVGELSNKDLRQVFRLEK from the coding sequence ATGGCTGTACAATTCGGAAATACCTGGTGGGGCAAACAATGGCTGAATGCCTTTTCAAACATTGATTTTAGCAACCGTCTGCCCCGAGGCCGCAGTTACGCCCGGAATGGCTCAGTAAAGAGTATGGAGATTGATAAACAGATTATTGCTGCAAAAGTACAAGGCTCCCAGCGGACTCCCTACAAGATTAAAATCAGTGTAAAACAGTTTTCAGCGGCTGATAAAAAAACCATCCTCGAAGCTATCACCCGAAATCCTGCTTTTCTGGCAAAACTGCTTTCCCGGGAACTGCCCAATGAACTGAAAGATGAGCTTTCCAGGCGGCATATCGACCTGTTTCCCAGAAGCTGGCGCGATATGGACGCTACCTGTTCCTGTCCAGACTGGGCAGTACCCTGCAAACACATTGCGGCCATTATTTACCTGTTTGCCAACGAGATAGATAAAAATCCTTTTGTACTATTTACCCTGCATGGCATGAATTTGCTGGCAGAAATAGAAACTGCGGGTTTTAAAGGGGCACAAAAAGCCGTAGCATCCGTGCCTTCGGTAAGCACCCTGCTGGAAACCCTGCAATCTGAGATACCAGCTACTATTCCCGACAAAAGCCTGCTGGATAAACTCGACTTCTCCCATATTCCCGACTCCCGCCAGGAACTGCTTTCCTTGCTCAGCCCTAACCCTTTGTTTTTTAACGAAGGCGATTTCAAAAAAATCCTGGATAAGAAGCTAAAAGCCATTGGCCAGGAAGCTGCCCGTGCACTTATCCATCTCGAAACTGAATCAGATGAAAAGGCAACACCCGAAATATACCCCGAAGCAGTTACCCATATACATATTCAATTGGATGACGAGTTACGCCTGCCGGAAATCCGCCTGCTTACCCTGCAACAGTCTTATATCTGGAAGGGGCGCAGGGAAAACCCTGTTCATAAACTCGCCCAATGGCTGCAAGCTATTCCCCTATCGCAGCTTTACCAATGCGGCATAGCTGTAAGGTCATTGGCAGCGCTACAGCGTTTCAGCCTCATCCTACTCAGGCAAGGAGCCATTATCCCACATTTGCTGCACATCGAAAAAGACAGCTACCTGGTACACTGGCAACCAGCCATGCTCAAAGAAGAAGTCAGGAACCTGGCAGATTTGCTGGCACAGGTAGTTCCGCCGGATGTACTTACCGTGCAGGTACCCGGTAAAAAAGAGCCGCTCACGCCGCATTATTTCAGTCCACAGGAGCAGGTCATGCAGTTACTTAGCCTGTTTCTGACACATTTCATCCAGCAGTATTACATTTCTGAGCGGGGCGAACATCCGTTAACGAATGTATTTTTCAAAGGTGAAACCCTGGATGCCTCCGGTAAAGATTACAGCCAGGCACCCCAGTTGATCTATTTGTGGCTGAAACGTTTTTATATATCCCGCAAGGAAATTGTGCCTTTGCTCCAGATAAAAGAAGGCAATACGTCCGATTTTATTATAGAACTGTATATTACCCATAGCAAACAGGCATTGCAGGAACCTGTTCCCCTACAAACCTTTTTTTCCGATACAACATACCAGGACAACAGGCTTGACGTATTGCAGGACCTGTCTGTATTGACTGAGTATTTTCCCAGGCTCAATAACCTGATCGCTTCCCAGGGCGTTCAGGTACTGGAAGTGCAGGGCCAGGAATTTGTAGATATTTTTGTGCGCATTCTGCCGATGATGCGCCTGCTGGGTATTGCTGTCCTGCTTCCTAAAAGCCTCCAGAAACTCATCCGTCCCAGTCTATCACTGGCTATTGATGCCTCAGAAAAGGGCGTAGAAAAACATTTTTTGAGTATGGATGAACTACTCAGCTATAAATGGCAGGTGGCCATAGGCAACGAACAAGTTTCGGCAGAAGAATTTATGAAACTAGTAAAAGGACTTTCAGGCATTGTAAAAATCCGCGACCAGTACGTAATGGTAGACCCTAATGAAGTGCGCCAGTTAATAGATAAACTTAAAAATCCGCCTGAACTGAAAAGCCAGGAAGTATTGCAGGCTGCACTGGCTGAAGAATATGCAGGTTCGAAAATCCGCCTCTCCGGCAAGGCGCAGGCAGTGTTAAAATCCTTGCTGGAGGTAAAAAAAGTAGCTTTACCTACCGGATTACAGGCCAATCTGCGGCCATACCAGCAACGGGGGTTTGAGTGGCTGTATAAGAACAGTTCTATTGGTTTTGGCAGCATCATTGCCGATGATATGGGTTTAGGTAAGACATTGCAGGTAATTACCACTTTGCTCAAGTTTAAGGAGGAAGGCTTACTGGTAAAGAAAAAAGCACTGGTGGTGGTGCCTACTACCCTGCTCACCAACTGGCAGAAAGAAGTAAGCCGCTTTGCCGCCGGTCTTACCCTGCATATTTATCATGGACCTAATCGGAAGTTGCCGGAACCATTGCCGGATGTAGTACTTACCACGTATGGGGTGATCAGAAGTGATGGGGAAAAACTGAGTAAATTGAAATGGTACACAACAGTGATTGACGAAGCGCAGAACATCAAAAATCCTGCTACTGCCCAGACCAAAGCTGTAAAAAAACTAAAATCGGATGTACAGATCGCCATGAGTGGTACACCAGTCGAAAACCGCATGAGTGAATACTGGAGCATTATGGATTTTACCAACAAAGGCTACCTGGGTTCGCTCAAATTTTTCCAGAGTACCTATGCTTATCCCATTGAAGTAGAACAGGATCAGCAAAAGTTAGACTTGTTCCGCAAAGCAGCCGCTCCTTTTATTTTACGCCGGCTCAAATCTGATAGAAGCATCATCAGCGACCTGCCCGACAAGGTAGAAAAAGACGAGTTCTGTACGCTTACGCAGGAACAGGCCGCCTTATACCAGAATGTGGTAGAGGATATTATGAAACAGATCGAGGAAAAAGAGGGCATCGAACGCAGTGGCCTTGTTTTCAAGCTCATTATGGCGCTCAAGCAGATCTGCAACCATCCGGCACAATTTCTCAAGAGGGAATTTGCTCAGCCGGAGCTTTCCGGAAAAACAAGCCGCTTACTGGACCTGCTGGATGAAATTTATACAGCTGGTGAAAAGGTGCTCATCTTTACCCAGTTCCAGCAAATGGGAGAACTCCTGCAGAAGCTTATTGCCCACAAATATCACACAGAGGTGCTTTTTCTGCATGGCGGCTGTTCCCGCAAACAACGGGATACCATGGTAGACCAATTCCAGAATGAAACAGCTGTAAAAACTATGATCCTTTCGCTGAAAGCAGGCGGTACCGGACTCAATTTGACGGCAGCCAGCCAGGTGATCCATTATGACCTGTGGTGGAATCCGGCCGTAGAAGCCCAGGCTACCGACCGGGCTTTCCGGATTGGGCAAAAGAAAAATGTACTCGTTCACCGCTTACTCACTCAGGCTACTTTTGAGGAAAAAATAAATAACATGCTGAAAGAAAAACGGGAACTGGCTAATATGGCTGTGGCCCAGGGCGAGCAATGGGTAGGTGAGTTGTCGAATAAAGACCTCCGGCAGGTGTTCCGGCTGGAAAAGTAA
- a CDS encoding aspartate aminotransferase family protein, whose protein sequence is MLSHRQLFLSHLAQTTHFPLLLEIERAEGIYMYAPAGKRYTDLISGIGVSSVGHRHPKVVTAVKEQADKFMHLMVYGEYVQAPQTLLAQALVQTLPAPLDNVYFTNSGSEAIEGALKLAKRYTGRREIISCFQAYHGSTHGSLSVSGNEVFKQAYRPLLPGIRHIQFNYTADLENITSRTAAVLVETVQGEAGVRVPDSAYMQALRQKCTETGALLILDEIQAGFGRTGRFWAFEYFGIQPDILVCAKGMGGGMPIGAFIASQEVMSVFKEKPILGHITTFGGHPVSCAASLATLIAIQEEKLVEQVATKEALFRELLQHSSIREIRSKGLIMAVEFESFEVLKPIIDRCIEKGVITDWFLYCDNSMRIAPPLTITEAQIRESCEVILSAI, encoded by the coding sequence ATGCTTTCTCACCGGCAGCTTTTTTTGAGCCACTTGGCGCAAACCACTCATTTTCCGCTCCTACTCGAAATCGAACGGGCAGAAGGAATATATATGTATGCCCCTGCTGGCAAAAGATATACAGACCTGATATCAGGAATTGGGGTGAGTAGTGTAGGTCACAGGCATCCAAAAGTAGTAACAGCGGTAAAAGAGCAGGCGGATAAATTTATGCACCTGATGGTGTATGGCGAATATGTACAGGCTCCTCAAACCCTACTGGCACAAGCCTTGGTACAAACACTTCCGGCTCCTTTGGATAATGTTTATTTTACCAATTCCGGCAGCGAAGCCATTGAAGGTGCCTTAAAATTAGCCAAACGCTATACTGGCCGACGGGAAATTATTTCCTGTTTTCAGGCGTATCATGGTTCCACGCATGGTTCTCTGTCGGTAAGTGGGAACGAGGTATTCAAACAAGCTTACCGCCCTTTATTGCCTGGCATCCGGCATATTCAGTTTAACTATACCGCTGATCTTGAAAACATTACCTCCCGTACAGCAGCAGTACTAGTTGAAACAGTACAGGGAGAAGCCGGAGTACGGGTACCAGATTCTGCCTACATGCAGGCATTGCGGCAAAAATGCACAGAAACCGGTGCCTTGCTGATACTCGATGAAATTCAGGCAGGTTTTGGCCGTACCGGCAGATTCTGGGCTTTTGAATATTTTGGTATTCAACCTGATATACTAGTCTGTGCCAAAGGCATGGGAGGTGGAATGCCCATTGGTGCATTCATCGCTTCTCAGGAAGTTATGTCCGTTTTCAAGGAAAAACCTATTCTGGGGCATATTACTACTTTTGGCGGCCATCCGGTGAGTTGTGCCGCTTCACTGGCAACACTAATTGCTATTCAGGAAGAAAAGCTTGTTGAGCAGGTAGCAACCAAAGAAGCACTGTTCAGAGAATTATTGCAGCATTCCTCTATCCGGGAAATCCGCAGCAAAGGATTGATAATGGCGGTAGAATTTGAGTCTTTTGAGGTGCTTAAACCCATAATTGACCGCTGTATCGAAAAAGGTGTGATAACCGACTGGTTTTTGTATTGTGATAATTCCATGCGTATTGCCCCTCCCCTCACCATTACCGAAGCCCAGATCAGGGAATCTTGCGAGGTGATTTTATCGGCTATTTGA
- a CDS encoding FKBP-type peptidyl-prolyl cis-trans isomerase: protein MKKFQLCVILALFLFAACSSGSQENQDSYQAYIKEGEDFLKENSKEEGVVTLPSGLQYIVLKEGFGPKPTLTENVTVHYHGTLIDGTVFDSSVEKGEPLTFTVNQVVKGWQEALQLMPMGAKWKIFIPSQLGYGARARGDKIKPNSVLIFEMELLSINSQ, encoded by the coding sequence ATGAAGAAATTTCAATTGTGTGTAATACTCGCCTTATTTCTATTTGCGGCTTGCTCTTCCGGGAGTCAGGAAAACCAGGATAGTTATCAGGCTTATATAAAAGAAGGCGAAGACTTTTTGAAAGAAAATTCAAAAGAGGAAGGTGTTGTTACGCTGCCAAGCGGCCTGCAATATATCGTACTGAAAGAAGGATTTGGACCCAAACCCACACTTACAGAAAATGTAACGGTTCATTATCATGGTACGCTAATAGATGGCACTGTATTCGATAGTTCGGTAGAAAAGGGCGAACCACTCACATTTACGGTGAACCAGGTAGTAAAAGGCTGGCAGGAAGCTTTGCAACTTATGCCGATGGGAGCCAAATGGAAAATATTTATTCCTTCCCAGCTGGGCTATGGCGCAAGAGCCAGAGGCGATAAGATCAAACCTAACAGCGTACTTATTTTCGAAATGGAACTACTTTCTATTAATAGCCAGTAG